From Xyrauchen texanus isolate HMW12.3.18 chromosome 15, RBS_HiC_50CHRs, whole genome shotgun sequence:
gttcaattacaaagtaattagttactgtaattaattattttagtcaaaagtagtGTTACATATcatttttaattcttgtaatcagattactgactttaataatttgattaattttaaaAGTACATTATAGCGTTTTGCCTATTTCTAATATatgatttatgtagaatacatgaattatggccatGTAACGaatcattgtgaaggagaaatgtgaagtgttgagtgtatgacttgtgtaaaaattcaattttgaatttgttgagtgaaaAAGTGATTAGAAAGTAATTTAGTAATTAGTAATGTTATTActacttaattgaaaaagtaataatcacaatttgagaaataattagaATCAGCATGTGAGTGATCATGCTGGTTAAATATTCAACCACAAAATAGTTACGGCAGAAGGAATCTGgcaagtgttttttttcccctcactcactcactgccactctgcgttggctttttccctctcgttttgggggggtactacactgttacaggaagtaccccccatttttattatttctgtttccctccccttgtcccctccctcatccaggtagatggggatgacctgccggcagacacgCCCCTCCCAAGGGAaaggggggggtgggggtgtacatcatgccaggggctccccagcctgagagaacgagggaggaatgtggcagggcggagggcggggtgtgattctacacacccggtcccttatcaggctaatcaagcctccgagagggataaaggccgactgcggaggattgtgtgggagagagatcagttacggacatgtccgtcatgtgtgtttgtcttttgtttctcaataaaatattatttatattgccaaactggttctcgcctcctcctttccattgaactgcgttacactgacATTCAGCCTGGGCAAAATTAAGCCAATTACATACATCAACTAAACGACTTCAACtccttaattaattaattagcttAACTTTAATTAAAATCAGTGTTTTGGTATCTGTCCAATGGTGACTCccgtttttaaatataaataaaataacgaTGTATAAAGCACGGCCAATCAGGACTGCTCATCTTGATTGTGACAGAGGGCTAATTAGGATAATAAATGTTGGTGAGGAAGATACTATTAACAAGCTAGATGGAAAATGTGGGGCTTTATTAAAGCAGGAACTGACCATCCCCTGAGTTGCTAGGCAGCAGTGTAACCATGCCGACTGTAGGCCAACCCCTCAGGCTTTAATTGATGTGACCTTTTCTGATGGAACTTTAATTAAGCTACAAAACACAGACACGCACGTAAACCTAAAGAGCGGtttaaggggaaaaaaaataaacttcagaCACATAACTCCACACAGACTCTCTTACTCTGTAAGAGACACTTGACTGTAAATATGCCCACTGCAGACTCTGACAAATCCATTCTAAAACTCTCAGCCAATTTGTCCATAAGAATGAACTGATGAAACGCCTCTCATGCATTAACTGGGTAAAAAATTACTAGTCTAGAAAAAATGCTTTTGAACACATCTACAAGTATATGAAGAACATTAGGCCCTTGAAATGATCGGCACAGAAATCACTACAGAGGAAAACACCCATTCGCTTTAGAGAAATGTTAACGTTGCAGTAAGAGTCTGCGTCTAAATATaaggcacacacatgtacacatgtacacatgcacacagctGTAGGAGGGAAAACGGCAGGGAAGACATCAAATAAAGGAGGAGGTTGAGCCCATGAGGCCAATTTCCTGTCATTAAAATTTCATGTTTATCTTTATAAATGCTAAACCTCTCAGAACCCTCTGCCCCTCCCTTTCGTGTCACTTCCTGTCGAGCTGAGGAGatgaataaaaaaattgcatctgtgtgtgtttgttctttgCACATCAAGTATCTCTAATCGTTACCTCATCTTATTTTGCCTTCAATTTAAGCAACAAACAGCAATAAAGATGTCTGATTTCTTAGTTGATCCACAGTCCGCTCTTTTCTCTGTGAAACCAGAGACTCAGATCATAtaggtttaaaatatttttccacaaaATATAGTCAGTGACTACACCACAGACTATACTATAAATTCGAAGTCACAAATTTCACCACAATTCCATTAAATAACATATTGAAACATGAGGCTATCCGGCAGGttacaataataaaatgcaaagggGTGGGGCAAAATATTTGTTCAATGGCCAATGAGATGAATTTGCACATTTGCAAggaagtgcaaaaaaacaaaaaaaacaaaaacaaacagcagTTAAATAGGAAAGATTTGTTAGCATGaggcattaaataaatattccaggttcactacaagttaagcCCAATCTACAGAatttattgcataatattaattaccacaaaaattaattttgacttgcccctccttttctttataaaaaggttAACATTTttggaacccagatttgtgctgtttttttaaaaaaaaaaaaagaagaaaaaaaaaaaaggggtggaaattcaaaattcatttttgtggtaatcaacattatgccaaaaatgctgtcaattgagcaacttgttttaaacccagaatattcctttaaaatttaaataatacactaaAGAACCATTAAACCTTCACTAAAattctaaaagtatttttattgatatttaaaaaataatatagaaTTGTGAATTGGTCTACATATTTGAATTATATCTTATGTTACAAACTGCTGTTACAGCAACAGCATGCACTATTTGTAACATGATTTGAACTTTCAAATGTATTCTTATTTGACTAAATAGACCAAACttcttagttaaaaaaaaaaaaaaacactactgaGTGTTTGACACATTCCTGGTCATTCTCGATGATGTGTATACTCACACTTTAAGACCTGGGGAGTCTTCAGTGTAAAAGCGCCACATCCCTCCTGTGCCAGCTGATGCTGTGGATCTGGCTCCACTGCGTGCACCACTGCTGGGGGCTTTCCTGGggaaaagcaaaataaataaacaaacacatagatTTAACACACAAGTCAAATGTCTCAGCCAGGTATCATCAAGCATCTGAAGTGGATAAAATGTCAACTAACGGATTAGGGCCAGAATATCAATGCAGTTAATATCACACACTTATTATGTAAAATCTGCAGGACAAAACATTGCAAGTAATCATTGTCAACGACTTTCAGTGATGTCCATATAAATAATACCTCTCAGCTTTGCTGATCAAatcacagttaaagggatagttcacccaaaaatgaaaattaatttactcaccctcacgtcagccctgatgtgtatgactttcttcagcagaacacaaatgaagatgtttttttttttaatagctcaACAGGTCTATTTATTTCTCAGAacttcaaaaagcatataaaggcagcataaaactctccagtggttaaatccatatcttcagaagcaatatgataggtgtgggtcagaaacagatcaatactgaagtactttttaaccataaattctcctcctgacCAGTAGGTAGCGATATGCCAAAAtaatgtgaatcggcaaaaacaaaagaatgcaaGTAAAAccggagatttatggtaaaaaaaataaaaaaaaacaaggcaaatattgatcagtttcatatcgcttctgaagatgtggactcttatggattactctcatgctgcctttatatgctttttggaccttaaaagttctgttcaccattcacttgcattgtatgatcctacagaactgagatatttttctcaaaatctttgtattcagcagaagaaaatcatacacatctgggatggcatgagggtgagtaaatgagagaatacatattttttttgttagtttggtgaactatccctttaaaagagaGAAACACACAAAGATACCAGCTAATATGAATGGAAAGCTTTTCAATCCTCTGGATACAGCAATGATCAGTGTAGGATGAGAGATGTGAAGACACCCAGTAGGAAATTCATGGAATGATGTGTGCTGAGGTTAAGTAGCCAAAGTTGTGCTGAATGGGGTATTTAAGGCCTATATGAGCTCAGCTGATGATTGTGCAAGCTGCTTACCTCTGTCTGGCTGAGGTGCCAGCAGTGCGAGGGGCCACTGTCTTACTTGGGGAACGGCTGGACGCACCAACATTTGTTGCACTTGTTGCAGGTCCAGGCTGAAAAAAGAGAGGGACATGCAGATAAGCGACGTGATAAATTAGGTGTGTAATATGCCTAGAGAGCTTATTACTTCAGgactaaaaattaacaataaaatctcctaaaaaatatatatatatatatatatattttataaagttataGTACATATATCAGAAGGCAGGCAGATCAATACAGCATCTCTTAATATTTGTATACAACCACTGACCATTTAAACCTCCACAAAGCCCCTTAAAATAGATTCGAATGTATATACTAACGCTCAAACCTAAAGAGAGTAGGAAAACACCTTATACAGTTTATAGTTTAAGTTAGTATTTATGCCGTGAAACCTGGTGAGATGAAGTCTGAAGAGCTAAACCGGTGGTCCAAAAGGGCCACGTCTCCCAAACAGAGAACACAGTATACATAGTGTTTATAAACAACTTgtacaaaattaaatacaaactCAGTTTGTGCGTAGACTAAAAATTAGCATTTGAGTAactgtaaaacaattttaaaaaactAGGCTAACTAAACTATTTAAATAACGGTAAGTTAATACAAGAGCATGGCTGGCTAGACAGCTAGCAACTCGGATGTAAAGGTCATATATGCACAAAACGaacattttaaagattaaaaataaatacaaaaccaaTTGAGAAACTTACCATTTTGTTTAATGTTGTAGGTTTCAGAAGTTTGGGGGTAGAAGATTGAATCTAGTTGACTGTCTCTGTAACTAAAGACCAGCTGATTCAGAGCACTGAAGAAGAGAGACACTTGATGACGTTTCACCGAGAAAGCCACGACATCCGTAGAAAGGACCCTCTTAGAAGTCAGTAGTGCCTGACTTCAAATGAGGTTCTGCGTATTACTTTTACCGTGTTCTGGGATGGTTTGGGGTGTGCATTTGATCCTAAAactaaatgtattgtattaaaacaaattatgaaaatagtttaaatacatttattttaagtaaacTCAAAGGAATGAGAATAGAGTACAGTGACGTGTCATGTACGATGGATGATGTGTACTGTTTTGGGCAGACATTTTGGTTCAATCCGGAAGCCAGTTTCACTATAGCTTTGTCTTTGCGAACTTTGAGCCATTATGGTTGTTCATACAGGCAGCTGAGGTTGAGCCATTAAACGTGACAGGACAGGTAAGCAATTCCTCGTCCTTATTTCAGGATCAGTTTTAACACTGCCTTTTTGTTTAGTGTTGAAGGCACTACTGCGGaatattatgtaaacaaacataaaacgCGACATTCGAAACAGTGCTGTTTTAGTGTTACGTAGTTTATAACTGACGTGTCCGGCTTGTTTATAACGATCTACAaacatttaaaaggaatattctgggttcgatACATGTTAAGATcagtcgacagtatttgtggcataatattaattaccgcaaaaacacattttgaattgCCTCTCCTTATCtttgaaaaacacaaaaagtCTGGGTTACAGCAAAGTCTTTCTGCCAAGTCAGTGTACTGTCTGCCgtttttggaacgctctcggaaGGGTATTTCTAATCAttacagtgcagctcctatctacttgaatggaggggacacaccgaaatctcaaaaacggtcgGCCAAGCTTATATaataaagaacatatttcaaataagcgaTAAAATCTGTCAATATTGGAATTTAAAtggtgatttttattattattattttacctcCTATTACGCTAAAATAAAACGCAGATATCCCGGTTTGTATAGCTAATGTTCATGCGTGTTGtagggttgattgacaggtgatgtttgtatctaaaaggtggTTGGTTATTTTacttgtaaggcgggacttctttcTACATCCTTTGACCGCTCAGAggtagaagtggcccatctctgctaaataatttcTGGTGCcagagacacttacaatggaagtgaatggggccaattcttaAACTTAAAAATATGTACTATTTCAAAATTATATCCACAAGACAAACGACATGAGTGTTGTtaagatgattttagtgtgatacctGTTCTGTGTAGTTTTTATCCTCGGGCAATCCGGCTACTGAACAGGGACACTTGAGACAGTCTGTATAATCCAGCTTCGCACAGACACAAAACAGCTTGCACTATAATTAACTAGACAATTGCACATGGTATAGTTCTGTGTACATTTGTACAACCTaaccaattttttatatattttctaatatattttattaattttccttatatttctttataatctatatattttataaaatgtttatcatTTTGTGGGTGTATGTCCTTAGTTTCtggttctgtttgtttttgtacaGTAGGACGAGGACCTAaggaaaaaaaattgttacattACATCACAAGTAAGTAATATGTATATGACAAATAATAAACTTTGAAACCTTAAAtgtatagacaattttacaaccctaaaatttaattttaaacaaatttacagcttaaataatacacgttttaacaaaagaattaatgtaagtacttttataaaattgaaAAATCAGTCCCATTCACTTATAtttcaagtgcctcactgtaacctcgattttagtttttttaaaaaggatggacgaatcaaaaatatttttttgtggtaatcaacattttgccacaaatgctgcctattaagcttaacttgtattgcaccaggaatattcctttaatgatggaTTTTTGCAACCATGTTCAACAATATTAGAACATGTGAGTGCGATCTGGCCAGTGATAACACCGTACCGAGATTTTTGATCTGAACAATCCACAAAATCATGATTTTATTTAACATTGGCAACTTaaagaggggcctgggtagctcagcaagcaaagactctgactaccacacctggagtcacaagttcgattcaagggcatgctgagtgactccagtcaggcttcctaagcaaccaagtggttgctagggtgggtagagtcacgttgggttaacctcctcgtggtggctataatgtggttctcgctctctgtggtgtacgtggatgccacggagaatagcatgaagcctccacacctgctaggtctccgcggtaaagcgctcaacaagccacgtgataagaagcgcggattgatggtctccgacacggaggcaactgagattggcgagtcactacgccaccacgaggacttgagcacattgggaattgaacATTCCAaattggtaaaa
This genomic window contains:
- the sec61b gene encoding protein transport protein Sec61 subunit beta, yielding MPGPATSATNVGASSRSPSKTVAPRTAGTSARQRKAPSSGARSGARSTASAGTGGMWRFYTEDSPGLKVGPVPVLVMSLLFIASVFMLHIWGKYTRS